From a region of the Pedobacter cryoconitis genome:
- a CDS encoding RNA polymerase sigma factor, whose translation MSNHIQNDQGILLQQLIAGDESGFAGLYDLYNRPIYNFIIKFVHSVPLAEDLTQEVFIKIWENRLYLQGVKSFKAYLYTVARNHTLNSLKVVFRSEAAIGEVINSFIDTRSEVEEDILHKEYLEFLRKTMDSLPERTRQIFKLCREQEKTYDEVAKSLNISRNAVKNHMVQSMKLLSSSIKKEFGISLTLFMIILDGIR comes from the coding sequence TTGTCAAATCATATACAAAACGATCAGGGGATACTTTTACAGCAACTCATTGCTGGAGACGAAAGTGGTTTTGCCGGCTTATACGACCTGTATAACCGCCCTATATATAACTTTATCATTAAATTTGTACACTCTGTCCCCCTGGCAGAAGACCTTACACAAGAAGTTTTCATTAAAATATGGGAAAACAGGCTTTACCTTCAGGGGGTAAAATCATTCAAAGCTTATCTTTATACCGTTGCCCGTAACCATACATTGAATAGCCTTAAAGTTGTTTTCCGTTCGGAAGCAGCTATTGGAGAAGTTATCAATAGTTTCATTGACACCAGAAGTGAAGTAGAAGAAGATATTTTACACAAAGAATATCTTGAATTTTTAAGGAAAACAATGGATTCACTTCCAGAACGTACCCGTCAGATCTTCAAACTTTGCCGTGAACAGGAAAAAACTTATGATGAAGTTGCTAAATCTCTAAACATTTCCAGGAATGCTGTAAAAAATCACATGGTTCAATCGATGAAACTGTTAAGTTCTTCTATCAAAAAAGAATTCGGGATCTCTTTAACCCTGTTCATGATCATTTTAGATGGCATTCGATAG